A portion of the Platichthys flesus chromosome 7, fPlaFle2.1, whole genome shotgun sequence genome contains these proteins:
- the LOC133956625 gene encoding mitochondrial carrier homolog 1-like, translating to MEPSENLSVCVDPDATPTLVPLDTAVLLLGAGVTAVTHPLLYVKLLIQVGHEPIPPTVGTTMFGRRVLYLPGFFSYAHHIVKVDGKRGLFRGFSPRFVTSGATLNSRRSF from the exons ATGGAGCCGTCAGAAAACCTGTCAGTATGTGTGGACCCGGATGCTACACCGACCCTCGTGCCTCTGGACACCGCAGTGCTGCTGCTAGGAGCTGGTGTGACAGCCGTCACACACCCGCTGCTGTACGTGAAGCTGCTAATACAG GTGGGACATGAACCAATTCCTCCAACTGTGGGCACAACGATGTTTGGAAGAAGAGTCTTATACTTACCTGGCTTCTTCTCCTATG CACATCACATTGTGAAGGTGGATGGAAAGAGGGGACTCTTCCGTGGCTTCTCACCTCGTTTCGTAACCAGTGGAGCAACGCTAAACAG CAGGCGGAGCTTCTAG
- the stk38a gene encoding serine/threonine-protein kinase 38 isoform X2 has product MAMTGQSSCSSMSNHTKERVTMAKVTLENFYSNLIAQHEEREMRQQKLEKVMDQEGLADEEKRIRRSQHARKETEFLRLKRTRLGLEDFESLKVIGRGAFGEVRLVQKKDTGHVYAMKILRKADMLEKEQVGHIRAERDILVEADSLWVVKMFYSFQDKMNLYLIMEFLPGGDMMTLLMKKDTLTEEATQFYIAETVLAIDSIHQLGFIHRDIKPDNLLLDSRGHVKLSDFGLCTGLKRAHRTEFYKNLNHSLPSDLSKQTFQNMNSKRKAETWKRNRRQLAFSTVGTPDYIAPEVFMQNGYNKLCDWWSLGVIMYEMLIGYPPFCSETPQETYRKVMNWRETLTFPPEVPISEKAKDLILRFCCEEEHRIGAVAVEEIKSNLFFEGVDYDHIRERPAAIPIEIKSIDDTSHFDEFPDSDILTPTATPVSNQTEVDLKNKDWVFINYTYKRFEGLTARGAIPSYMKSGKR; this is encoded by the exons ACAGCAGAAGCTGGAGAAAGTGATGGATCAGGAGGGCTTGGCTGATGAAGAG AAACGTATTCGGCGCTCTCAGCATGCAAGGAAAGAGACAGAGTTTCTGCGTCTGAAACGAACTCGCCTGGGTCTGGAAGACTTTGAGTCCCTGAAGGTGATTGGCCGAGGAGCTTTTGGAGAG GTCCGTCTGGTTCAGAAGAAAGACACCGGTCATGTATATGCCATGAAGATCCTCCGTAAAGCTGACATGCTGGAGAAAGAACAG GTTGGTCATATTCGTGCTGAGCGCGATATTCTGGTAGAGGCAGACAGTCTGTGGGTTGTCAAGATGTTCTACAGCTTCCAGGATAAGATGAACCTCTACCTCATCATGGAGTTCTTGCCTGGAG GTGACATGATGACTCTGCTGATGAAGAAAGACACTCTGACAGAAGAAGCCACTCAGTTCTACATAGCAGAGACAGTGCTGGCCATCGATTCCATCCACCAGCTGGGGTTCATCCACCGAGACATCAAACCAGACAACCTTCTGCTGGACTCCAGG GGTCACGTGAAGCTGTCTGACTTTGGTCTGTGCACTGGGCTCAAGAGGGCTCACCGCACTGAGTTCTACAAAAATCTGAACCACAGCCTGCCCAGTGACCTCAGTAAGCAAA CTTTCCAGAACATGAACTCCAAGAGGAAAGCAGAGACCTGGAAAAGGAACAGGAGGCAGCTG GCTTTCTCCACAGTTGGGACACCAGACTACATCGCTCCAGAGGTCTTCATGCAAAATGGATACAACAAGCTCTGCGACTGGTGGAGTCTGGGAGTCATCATGTATGAGATGTTGATCG GTTACCCTCCGTTCTGCTCTGAGACGCCTCAGGAGACGTACAGGAAAGTGATGAACTGGCGAGAGACGCTCACCTTTCCCCCAGAAGTTCCCATATCAGAAAAGGCCAAAGACCTCATCCTCAG GTTCTGCTGTGAGGAGGAGCACAGGATCGGAGCTGTAGCTGTCGAAGAGATAAAGTCCAATCTTTTCTTTGAGGGCGTGGACTACGACCATATCAG GGAGAGACCTGCTGCCATTCCCATCGAGATCAAAAGCATCGACGACACCTCCCATTTTGATGAGTTCCCTGATTCCGATATCCTCACACCTACAG cCACCCCAGTGTCCAACCAGACTGAGGTTGACCTGAAGAACAAGGACTGGGTCTTCATCAACTACACATACAAACGCTTCGAAGGCCTGACCGCCCGAGGAGCCATACCGTCCTACATGAAGTCAGGAAAGAGATGA
- the stk38a gene encoding serine/threonine-protein kinase 38 isoform X1 has product MAMTGQSSCSSMSNHTKERVTMAKVTLENFYSNLIAQHEEREMRQQKLEKVMDQEGLADEEKRIRRSQHARKETEFLRLKRTRLGLEDFESLKVIGRGAFGEVRLVQKKDTGHVYAMKILRKADMLEKEQVGHIRAERDILVEADSLWVVKMFYSFQDKMNLYLIMEFLPGGDMMTLLMKKDTLTEEATQFYIAETVLAIDSIHQLGFIHRDIKPDNLLLDSRGHVKLSDFGLCTGLKRAHRTEFYKNLNHSLPSDLSKQTFQNMNSKRKAETWKRNRRQLAFSTVGTPDYIAPEVFMQNGYNKLCDWWSLGVIMYEMLIGYPPFCSETPQETYRKVMNWRETLTFPPEVPISEKAKDLILRFCCEEEHRIGAVAVEEIKSNLFFEGVDYDHIRERPAAIPIEIKSIDDTSHFDEFPDSDILTPTGTVLFMMKTFQIPRLCCEMLENLAPPLHLPATPVSNQTEVDLKNKDWVFINYTYKRFEGLTARGAIPSYMKSGKR; this is encoded by the exons ACAGCAGAAGCTGGAGAAAGTGATGGATCAGGAGGGCTTGGCTGATGAAGAG AAACGTATTCGGCGCTCTCAGCATGCAAGGAAAGAGACAGAGTTTCTGCGTCTGAAACGAACTCGCCTGGGTCTGGAAGACTTTGAGTCCCTGAAGGTGATTGGCCGAGGAGCTTTTGGAGAG GTCCGTCTGGTTCAGAAGAAAGACACCGGTCATGTATATGCCATGAAGATCCTCCGTAAAGCTGACATGCTGGAGAAAGAACAG GTTGGTCATATTCGTGCTGAGCGCGATATTCTGGTAGAGGCAGACAGTCTGTGGGTTGTCAAGATGTTCTACAGCTTCCAGGATAAGATGAACCTCTACCTCATCATGGAGTTCTTGCCTGGAG GTGACATGATGACTCTGCTGATGAAGAAAGACACTCTGACAGAAGAAGCCACTCAGTTCTACATAGCAGAGACAGTGCTGGCCATCGATTCCATCCACCAGCTGGGGTTCATCCACCGAGACATCAAACCAGACAACCTTCTGCTGGACTCCAGG GGTCACGTGAAGCTGTCTGACTTTGGTCTGTGCACTGGGCTCAAGAGGGCTCACCGCACTGAGTTCTACAAAAATCTGAACCACAGCCTGCCCAGTGACCTCAGTAAGCAAA CTTTCCAGAACATGAACTCCAAGAGGAAAGCAGAGACCTGGAAAAGGAACAGGAGGCAGCTG GCTTTCTCCACAGTTGGGACACCAGACTACATCGCTCCAGAGGTCTTCATGCAAAATGGATACAACAAGCTCTGCGACTGGTGGAGTCTGGGAGTCATCATGTATGAGATGTTGATCG GTTACCCTCCGTTCTGCTCTGAGACGCCTCAGGAGACGTACAGGAAAGTGATGAACTGGCGAGAGACGCTCACCTTTCCCCCAGAAGTTCCCATATCAGAAAAGGCCAAAGACCTCATCCTCAG GTTCTGCTGTGAGGAGGAGCACAGGATCGGAGCTGTAGCTGTCGAAGAGATAAAGTCCAATCTTTTCTTTGAGGGCGTGGACTACGACCATATCAG GGAGAGACCTGCTGCCATTCCCATCGAGATCAAAAGCATCGACGACACCTCCCATTTTGATGAGTTCCCTGATTCCGATATCCTCACACCTACAGGTACCGTACTGTtcatgatgaaaacatttcaaattccaCGCCTCTGCTGTGAAATGCTTGAAAAccttgctcctcctcttcatcttccagcCACCCCAGTGTCCAACCAGACTGAGGTTGACCTGAAGAACAAGGACTGGGTCTTCATCAACTACACATACAAACGCTTCGAAGGCCTGACCGCCCGAGGAGCCATACCGTCCTACATGAAGTCAGGAAAGAGATGA